AATCAGTAAAGACAGAGGATACAAAACTGACCTGATGCTGACGAAGACATTTCACTGTTGGATCTAAATGGGTCTGCTGCAGCGCCATCACCAGGTTTATCATCTTCTTGATCATCCTCCTCCTCATCACTTTGGGCGTCAGAATGTGATCTATTACGAGACATCTTCTCTTCTTCATCCCACACAGCAAGTAACAAATCATGAGTAGTGCGGAAACTCTCACTAGTTTGATTGATTCGTCTCTTCACCACTTTCTTCACCAGCTCTTTTCCATAACCCATATCCAGAACAACTTGCACCAGATCAGTCCTCATGACATCATTAACTTGGGGTCGGCCTGATGATGAGATTGTGACACTTAAAGCACGGTTGTCGTTGCACTGTGACCACGCACTGTGTTTGTTAATAAACATGAGTCTAAGATATTGCCCACAAACCCTGTGATTACAGAAGACCGTTTTGCTTTAAGCAAAATTGAAGCAGTCCTCAGATGCAGGTGACAGCAACTGAAGACCCTAGGTCCTGCAATTGTACCGTAGTGGAGTTAGCGCACATAAGACAGGATGTGAAGCATGTCCATGCAGGGAGTTTGAGGAGTTCTGCAAAATGGCATGCACTTTTGGAAAGCGACGACTGTGTTCAAACATAGCTGTACACACAGGCATTCGACTTAATGCAAGCAAACCATCACTGATGCAACCAGCAAGACTGGTTGCATCAGTGACAGCCCACCTGCACAGATATGCCCTTGGCTGTACAGGTTATGTCTCTGCGTCACTCTCATGTAAGCTTGTCGATGCGAAGGCCTATTATTCAAATTTAAGAGGCCCATATCCGCGATGTCAAAGCTCCCATGGACAATAATTAAAGTGCTAACAAGGGGGAACACTCTCACAAGCAAGTGCAGCTCGACAACAACTGCACTTTAATTAAAAATTTCACAAGAATGTTCAGCATGGCACATTTATTAGAGAAATGATATCAGATATCATCTATAACATTAGAATTTAACTTTTTCCACCCATAACCCTAACATTGTTTCATGTTTGGTGCAACTTGTGTACACCTTTCAAGAGACCTGGCATCACTTTATGGTTTCAATATCAGATGTCCACATATCCTTCTTTCTACAATTTGATGGTGCTCTTTTCTGTGCTGCACTGTATCCTAAAATTGTAGGCATGTCTAAATTTTTGAATACACAAATGCATGGTTGTGACTATGATTTCAGAACTATATGTCCACTTCTATTAAACATATAGAACAGCCTTGAATCCTAAACTGTCGGTATTTGGCTTAATGAAAACTGTGGAAGAGTATAAAGATATGGTATtgggtattttgtattttataatttgatttgtatttacctTGTCCTCTGCCCGAAGCCTGAAATACAAGGAAataataaaaagacaaaaagtCTGTCATTTTCATCTATTTCACAAACACTTTGTATCTTTACCAAAAATGTGGCAATGCAATTCTTGCTACCTTAAATAGCTCCTGCCTTGAGCTAAGGGGTCGAACTGTATGATATTGAAAtacattgtgggtaaaaagttgACTTCTCACCACAGCAAGTTTGAGATAGTAATCTGATAATTACTTTTAACACAAATGCAATTGTTTTCATGGCAAaaagttctgtttgtttgtgaaactaGCTAAACTCGTgcatcttttcatctttttaagCATTTCTGGTATGAAATTATtgtataacaagtcatcgttgatgacacagtccccacttattaatgggtactttgattgcaAGTTCTTGCAGAGTATAGAGTCCTGTAATAATTGGGTCCGCCTGGACAATGTCCGTGAGAACTAACAAAACCTTTCTTTGACCATTCTGTTATCTTATGTGTTTACCTGCAAAATTCTGTCATTATGACATACTGATAAAAGGTGTACATGTAGGTCAACAGgcaaaaatgttgtaatgttggtATTGCTTTATCTTCACACTCTTTGTTTCAATGTTGGTATCACTCTATCTTCTGGGTcttattattttgaaactttcatggACAGCATATCACTGCTGTAATATGATTGATGGTCAAAGGAAATGTAAACTAATCAAtcaaaacactgaaaacacAATTGCTCATTTGCAAAATATCCCAATTTTAGTTtgggagaaaaattgacatttctCCATCATCTGACCCTTGTTTGTTGGATAGATTTTCCAAAAAGGAAACTGAAAGTGGCAGAAAGTCCtcttaggggccgtcgataataaagcTGACaaacaagaaacgtaattccttcgttttacgtgaaaccccctccctccccctcaaaaaaagttcttatgcgaaatcaatttcatattatgatgccgtttctgacaaacccatgCACATGTAACTCTccgatccgcacgcccatgaaaaaaataccggaagtgcacATAAATTATAAACCTCCTCTTTACACGTCtcactttttaagacacagaacgttttaacccttttcctgccagacagtatcacttccccatcagctaAGTTattaaaaagcggtattgagccaaaacatgaagtATTTTCAACCCACttgcttggtatgttatagcatctttagtccataaaaatcaattttacagtatttatgctttcaacagttttaaaatgtacagtattatgttaaaatacatcacatggaatatgttgtgtttcattaattttaaccatcttgacctgatggtgaaatatggacttggcaggaaaagggttaatgtatttcacactttggaAAACGTTTCATGCACgtgtttcacgttgaaaaagtATACaggttttatttcatatttatgtcTTTTCGGTCTCCCTATTTTGTTGTCATTCTGTTCTCCATGAACGTGAAGGTAGTATTGTGTTCTAactgcaaagtcgcacttcaAAAACTATAGAGGAAAATCCTTATGATCcaaaatgagcttttaccccctaCCCCTAAAATGAATTACGTTTGGCATGCATCaacttttattatcgacggcccctaatcAGTACGGCAAAACAAAGTGTGCACACTATACAAGCAACCTGGCAGTCGATAGAGCTCCACTGTGTTCCGCAGAGACGTACTATTTGTGATACATGTAGTGATGAAGAAGGGGGAAATCTTTGATacctcatttcaggatggccttaccaaaatggcaaatatagctgcaaagatacataattgaagatttcattataatttgaaaATACCATATTAGGATAACCCCTAGGAatctgtatactaaatatcaaagctatcatatgaatgttttttggaaaaaacgaaatttttgaccaaaaatggcaaaaattgcccaaaaaatacaaaattgcagatttcgtcataacttaaatatatcacattttgatcatccatGTGAACctatatacaaaatataaaagctatcagacaagcagttttgtttttgaccctacatgacaaaattgttttagaaatacaaatttacatatatctgcacaatttgaacaaatttgaaatacgtcttccctagggacctatatcccaaatatcaaagctgtctgacctgcAGTTTTCAaggatatttttaaagattttcgaCAAAAACTGACGAAAATTGCCTTAAAGatacaaatttatatattttatcacaatttgaataaatctgaataaggtcatccctagggacctgtataccaaatattaaagctgtggGACCAGCCATTAAGGAGAAGAGGATTTTTGGCCTAAAATAGCAAACATAGCATCaattggctcacatttggttcgaTGTGGTAGGCCAGAGTGAGTACACTTAAAGGGAGGCTGTCCTCAGAACTgtgcgtgtgcgactttcttgtttataaacaatgtatttcatgcatgatatacAGATGCATCATGaaaacatagctgcaacatttaaattttactacaTTCATTGTtatcaaacatgttttaactttcatcaatcgctaaCGTACAGTATTTACATAGGctgtaggggtccctggcaacctttgagcagagttcaaCGATGGCCTCCCTTTAACTAAGTTTACGCCTGGgaacataccaagtttcaaataaaTCGGatgagcaatttcagagaaaatgatttttgaccgaATTGGGAAAAGttacccccaaaatacaaatataaaaattgcacCACAATCTGAAGACACTCAACTAAGGTTGCATTCagagaaaattttttgaccaaaaatgcaaaaaaaatgccccaaaatcaCAGATTcgaatttcaccacaattttaacaaatctgacagaagtcattcctaggatcatacatatcaagtttcaaagcaatcaaacatgaactttgggagaaaaagattttttgacaaaaagagggaaaaattgccctaaaaaacaaatatgaaatttcaccacaatttgaagatatCTAACAGAGGCCAACCTTAGCatcatacataccaagtttttaaagcaatgggacaagcagtttcagagtaGAAGATTGTTATACCAAGAGGGgaaaaatgtccccaaaatacAACTATAaacatttcaccacaatttgaacaaataataTCTAAAGTCACAGTAAAGAACCCGTATACAAAGTATCAACCTAATCTggcctgtggttacagagtttaagCAACTTTTTGTACCTCGATTGCATAATTTGACActtacatgttcatttgaacaaattcacatctccacccctgggtgcacctgtacaccaaatactgagatagAAGGTGCTGCAATTTTGGAGTTTATGATGTGGATGGACAAACATTCGCATGCACATACATACtaataaaatacatacatacagacgccaccgacttaccatataagctctctttggggTAGATATACATATACtgaatgtgagctaaaaattagcCTAAAAATGCAAATTCGAATAGTTTCATCTGAACACATCTGATTAAGGTCATCCCTGAGGATCTGTACTCCCAATATTAAAGGAATCAGACTTGCCGTTTTGAAGAAGCTTGGAATGTCAAAAGTTGATGAATGATGCATGACTGAAGACAAAGGCCGGACGACAGACGACGGACGATAGACGACGCCACGCATCCACCTATTAGATGAGATCCACATTGCATAGCTAAAAATATGGCTAATATGGTGTTCATCTTGTtactttcatttgtttgaaggtaAGATTTGAAAAAGCACCTCATGTAAATCAGTTGAACAGACCTGTGGATTGGAACTTGGTACACGGGGATATCTAGAAGTCACATAATTGACAAAAGCACTTCCCCTCTCCGTCAAAATGTATTCACATTTTGGAAACCATCTTGCGTGTTCAGTCCAAGGTTCATCTGCTGGTTCCCAATTTCTAAGTCCACCATCACAATGAAAGCACTTGACGTTGTCTTTGATTCCTGCATCAATCAAAAGTTGCACCTTAAATTACACACCTTAATATTAAAAGAAACAGgtctgaaaaattaataaaatttggTGTTCTGCATGATTTGATTTATAAACACTTCTTTCCTTATGTCACAATTTGCTTGTAAATAATCGTATAAAACTAAAACATTTACAGAGATTGCCAGTGAGGAAGGTCACAGCCTTTCTTAAGGTGGAGGATGCAGAAAAGTGGTTTTAGGACCGTAGTTCCTTTTTTAGGTGAGCAAGTACAGCAGGTTGCCCGTTCAAATACTctggaaaagaaactaattttACATCTTCAGAGGCATATAAATGTGTGTACAATGATAAGTGTGGCCTCTACGCCAATATGATGCACACTAATTGCCTGTAACGCAAGCAAATACTTGGTTCACATGTAACATTGGCTAAATTAAATGGTTTACATGGCTTGATACAAAGGAATTTCCACAGTTCCTCAGACTGATGTAAAGTTTCTGGAAATCAATGTTTCTTACAGGGCACACTGACAATAACTATATTTTTCAAACCCTGAACTTCTCTCCCCTTGATTCTATCTTTCTCTTGTGTTTTCTGCAGCATACACACAGCTTGATATGGCCATGAACCCTGATGTCCCAGCATTGTCCTCTTTACTTATCCAACCAATTAAACAACTTGGCAAGCAAATCAAAATGCTACAAATCTATTCTACACATTGTTACAACAATGCAAAGTACCCTTAATATTTGTCCCTTGGTAAACAATAGGTGCCGCAGCAAACCAATACTTTTCATGCTATATTTGACACCAAAACATAAAATTAATCTTTTCTCTTCCTTACCAGTGTAGTAAAATCCAGCTCTGCATAATTCTTGTGATGATACAATATCAGAAGATGGCCAATGGTTGAAAGTAGCCATGCGTTTATCCTCATCAGCATATTCAGGATGTCTGTGCTGACTCTGGGTTTGAGATCTTTGTGGGGCAGCAGTGTTACTTGCACCATAAACATTCCGTGGTGGTTGATTTTGCTGCTGGTTCTGAAAATTCTCCACCCTGTTTGGATCTCGTGAAGTCTGCTTGACTGGAGTATCATCAACATTGCCCTGCCTTGTCACCAATCTCATCGGCTCATTTCCAACATCTTCCCCTCTAACAAACGGACACGATGGAAAGTATTTCCTGTGTTCATTCATTGCTGAGTCACCAGGCCGCCAGTTCTTCAAAATACCATAGCAACAAAAACACTGCACTCTGTCATCTGATCCACAGTAGTAAAATCCTGCCTTTGCCAAATCTTCTGGTAAAACGGGTGCATTCTTTGGCCAGTAGATGAAAGTTAATAATCTTTTGTATTCACTT
This genomic window from Ptychodera flava strain L36383 chromosome 10, AS_Pfla_20210202, whole genome shotgun sequence contains:
- the LOC139142814 gene encoding baculoviral IAP repeat-containing protein 8-like, with product MNEHRKYFPSCPFVRGEDVGNEPMRLVTRQGNVDDTPVKQTSRDPNRVENFQNQQQNQPPRNVYGASNTAAPQRSQTQSQHRHPEYADEDKRMATFNHWPSSDIVSSQELCRAGFYYTGIKDNVKCFHCDGGLRNWEPADEPWTEHARWFPKCEYILTERGSAFVNYVTSRYPRVPSSNPQASGRGQGRPQVNDVMRTDLVQVVLDMGYGKELVKKVVKRRINQTSESFRTTHDLLLAVWDEEEKMSRNRSHSDAQSDEEEDDQEDDKPGDGAAADPFRSNSEMSSSASALNSPEDLQRELETLRDQKTCKVCMDRDVCMLFQPCGHLVTCEVCSAALRKCPICRNNIRSTLRTYMS